The Malus domestica chromosome 17, GDT2T_hap1 genome contains the following window.
TGGCCATGGTGGCAGAGTACCCATGTAAATTGCTCTTCTCTTTTTCAACAATTTGTATCGAAGTTTAAAGTGTGTGTCTTTGTACATGCCAGAAAAGAGACAAGCCGAAGCTGCTCGCATAAGAGAGAAGTATCCAGACAGAATACCAGTATGATTGTTATTTCTTTCATTGCAGTTGCTGGGCATGTTTCTCTTCTATTTTTTGTTCTGTAATTCATTGCCTGCTGCAGGTGGTTGTGGAAAGGGCTGAAAAGAGTGATGTGCCTGAAATTGACAAGAAAAAGTAAGTTGTTTCCTAGTACTTATTTGTCTCATATACATTTGACAACCGCTTTCTTCTTTGCTTCAATCTGTGTCATCTCTGGATTCTGGATATCATATAGATTGTGCTAATTTTGTTTGTTGTCTTCACCTGTTTACGCTCTAATTAGTCAACGTACGTGATTGTTTTGTTACACCTATTGTTGTCCTCTTACTCccagtattttttttatattttgacaaaattaagtaacaaattatTGGTGCCTGGTTTTCCTGAATGTAGATACCTGGTGCCTGCCGATCTGACTATTGGCCAGTTCGTGTACGTTGTCCGGAAAAGGATCAAGCTCAGTGCTGAGAAGgctattttcatttttgttaagAATATTTTGCCACCCACAGGTGAGATATAATGGCTCTATTATGGCTCTGTTCTCTTCAATATACTTGATTACTACAAAACAAGAAATTCTGATATCATAGGTTACTATTTTATAATCAGTTTTATAGATACTTCTTGATTGATTTGTTGCAGCCGCTACGATGTCTGCTATTTATGAGGAAAATAAGGATGAAGATGGCTTTCTTTACATGACGTACAGTGGCGAGAACACATTCGGGACATTCTGAagacagaaaaataaaagaagttgCAAGtgatgtaaattatttttcggtCGAGTCGACGGATTATTTATGTGTGCGTACGTAGATCGCAAAATTGCTGCTTAAGCCTTTTCTTTGCAACTTTGTAATCTAATTCAAgtcttcaacaaaaaaattgaaactaaatttgtagaataaAGATATCCTACTTGCTTCAATGCTTAGTCTTAAATCTCCCAGAGTGGTTCATGTGGGCTATGGGAATCAGGTTGTTCCAGTTTGCTTCCTATAACAATTGGGGGTTTCATATTTCCTATAGAAACCAAACTCATGAGACTCTTATTGAGCTCATCTCCATTTGACTTGAATTTTCCGACTTCTGAGTTGGACTCCAATTTCACATAAACCATTACATCATTAGGACCAAGGGTTCTTACTCCCTCAGAAAGCTCGTCATTATGTTCCCTCTGCCCCCTCTTTTTCATATTAATTTGTAAACTAATTTAAGAAGGACCGAATCGAATGAGAATGAAATTTGAAGGGGTTTTAACCATCAACATACGAAATATAAATACACTGCAAATAAGAACATTGTTAGGTTTATACATAGAAACAACATTGTTACACAATCACTGTAAACGAGAACACTGCTAGCGTTAGATGGAAAATAACATTAAGGTTTATATTGCTCCCACTGAGATAAATTTTTGACACCGTACTTAATTCAAATTGGTGGTGATGGAAGGTTCTCTAAAGTATATATGCCtccattatattttttaaaggaGTGCATTTGCTCAACCCCTAAAGTGCGGGTGACACTCCCCCATTGATTGCCGTTAtgttagattaaatttcaaaatttgtgttttaaatcaattaaatctAACCGATCTAACGACAATCAATGGGGGAGAGAGCATCACCCTCACTTTAGGAGGGTTGAGCAAAGTTGCACTATTTGTTAAGATACACATTGTTGTGTCGGTGTTTCTACTAACCAAATTTGAAACTTTATTAATGATTATATACGTAAGTTTTAGAGTTGATTTCTTCTGAGTATTAATGTAACGACCTATTCCCAATTTTacggtttttttaattttaataagtgaatttacgaaaatgcccttaggtGGCTATACGTTATTTTATGGAATgtattttatcctcatataATTTATTAAGTTTCTTGTcatatttggatagagcttGATTTCACGAGCACGTAGGCAAGAACCGTGCGTGAAAAGGAGTTGTAATGAaagagttattaacgtttaaagttaggGATAAAATGGTAAATTggtggcattcgtgtcgtgttttccgtgttcgtgtcatacccgatatcttaacgggtcgtgtcgtgtaacacctgttaaaataaacgggtaaaatgacccgacccgataatattaacgggtaatatgacctgACCCATTAcctgttaaggaaaatatattgtaaatcaataaataattaaataaaaaacataatactttttttagtgaaaaaaaGGTTGTGCGCCAGTTTTTCGTTCTCTCTGTTTCTAAACTTTCTACACATTTGCGATTGATTTCTCCTTTAGTATATTCAATCCAAAAGTTAAGAAAAATCAATTTCCTTTGCAACGAGTGCTGCAtgaatttgttttatttatgttaaatttaTGAGAGAATTTTTATAAGATTTGGAAAAATATGTAGATGGTAAGTGAAATGGGTGGTGCCTGAAAACTATATATGGTACCAGCGAAAATATGGAATAAATTCAAAGGGTAAAACGTCACTCATGAGTCATGACCCCGCAGAACTGAGTACTACTGAGGACATGCATATATGCCATGCGAATACTGGCAGTCTATAATGATAGATAATACATactatattgtcacatccaaaacataaaaatgcatttttcttttaagtatatatttacatatctaaaataagagcataataaaaaaaacattagaacaTTACAAAATAACAAATATTCAAAAGATCTGCAAAATTAAGGACACTGGAACATTAGAACATCTTGCACATTTTCTTCCAATCAAACCCTTCAATTTTCCTCAATCACCATGGGAATAAGTATTGGAACTTTGACTTGATATATTATCTTTAAGAGTTATATTGATGGTGTTTTCATTGAGGCTTTCCACATTAGCACTCTCTTCCGCATAAACTAAACATagaaaaatcaaacattgtATGTAAACTATTCAAATTATGGGTactaaaaataattatgaaaagaaataaaaatagttCTATATTTTATAAACGCTACACTACCTCCTTTTTCCAAAAAGTCAATCTCGTGTACACAACAAAGCTTGAACCGTGTCTGGCAACAATGAAGTACGATATTGATCTAGCACTTTACCCCCA
Protein-coding sequences here:
- the LOC103404821 gene encoding autophagy-related protein 8C-like, which produces MAKNAFKMEHPLEKRQAEAARIREKYPDRIPVVVERAEKSDVPEIDKKKYLVPADLTIGQFVYVVRKRIKLSAEKAIFIFVKNILPPTAATMSAIYEENKDEDGFLYMTYSGENTFGTF